From a single Hypomesus transpacificus isolate Combined female chromosome 14, fHypTra1, whole genome shotgun sequence genomic region:
- the LOC124476996 gene encoding mucin-5B-like isoform X3 produces the protein MALRWMKPWLALCFGLYAAQKGVLSSDGGHVCSTWGYYHFKTFDGDFFQLPSSCNYVLTSLCKSDYEEFYIQLQRGEVNDHPIINKVTIKLEGTLVELSNNSVSVDEKRVTIPFSQSGLLIVKAQSYIKITAKLGFVVMWNEDDALWVEMNTKFRNQTCGLCGDFNGVQTNEMVPDNDNRPNLELYGGKWKADSFEETCKEGSPPSQLKCENQTGQCEHLLSDPGFNSCRDVIDTKSFIKACEIDLCYCTSKNVSCQCLTLSEYSRQCAHTGGKPPNWKTAHLCPKTCPLNLEYQECGNACTDSCSNQHRHNLCEDHCIDGCFCPAGTVYDDISQHGCVPVNRCSCLHNGKSYSPGESYSITCQKFTCGNGKWSGEYLACTGTCSIKGGSHITTYDGQDYTFHGDCSYVLSKQTKGQDFIVVGDIVKCGKSNIETCLKSVTLVTQGDMMVLIEASGKVFVNKLFSPLPLLIANLTIFKPSTFYIVVQTNYGLRLKVQLVPLMQVYISADVSHKGKMKGLCGDFNDVESDDFKIINGMIEGTAVTFANTWKTETSCPDVTNMFQNPCTMSSEKEKYAKHWCSMLSQKNGIFSECHSKVNPNRYEDYCMYDSCTCENSEDCMCAAVSSYVHACAAAGVILQGWRNTTCGGYVSHCPGTMIYDYSMTSCGRTCRSLSQTDAACEVNFVPVDGCGCAEGTYLNEEGTCVTASECPCYYRETTLSPGQRLNTYEATCFCHNGKLSCTGTTKQISCSKPMVFFNCSSSRINEKGSECQESCQTQTECISKECISGCLCPEGLLSDGNGGCTEEEHCPCSHNGVIYQPGNVIQEDCNVCVCMGRNWQCSQNECSATCAIYGDGHYITFDGRSFSYDGNCEYTLLQDMCSNNANRTFSVTTQNIPCGTTGTTCSAAIKLFLGNNELFFSEENIQVLKHNGGDVSYKVHTIGLFLVVEISNGLILIWDKKTTLFIKIAPTFKGKVCGLCGNYDGNAKNDFTTRNQAVVVDPVEFGNSWKVSQSCPNAVTVKDPCTSQPHRKAWALKHCSIINSDVFKPCHSQVNPTEYYKACERDSCACDTGGDCECFCAAVAAYAAACNEARTCIRWRTPKICPLFCDFYNPSDECEWHYEPCGSPCMKTCRNPSGKCSEQIPKLEGCYPKCPLAEPYLDETTMKCVTEKDCGCYDEDGNHYNEGQPMPVERNCQTCKCSSTEATCTYNSTACHCLYKGTSYNDGDTIYHTSDGSETCITAVCKNNGTIVRSMEDCSTSASTTTPTTTVFTFSTTGTQPTVHTSTVTTPTVTTPTVTTPTVTTPTVTTTTVTTPTVTTPTVTTPTVTTTTVTTPTVTTPTVTTPTVTTPTVTTPTVTTLTVTTTTVTTPTVTTTQKTLETTTTLTTTNVPTTTTLPSTTSILPSTITSTSTATTPSNTTLITTAVSTYSSTTPTPCSLCKWSDWIDKSYPSEDASGDYENITQIKDSGLICMQPVAIECRAKEQKDVSLVDLGQKVECSLLVGLNCKNEDQLPPICFNYEIRVKCCDHNEKYCETTTSTVTTPTVTTTQTTLGTSTTLTSTTVPTTTPVPSTTFILPTTSTSISTATTPSNTTLITTAVSTYSSTTRKPCSLCKWSGWIDNSYPSEGASGDYENITQIKDSGVICMQPVAIECRAKEQKDVSLVDLGQKVECSLLVGLNCKNEDQFPPICYNYEIRVKCCDHDDQYCETTTTAVTTPTVTTTQTTLGTSTTLTSTTVPTTTPVPSTTFILPTTITSTSTATTPSNTTLITTAVTTPTVTITQTTLGTSTTLTSTTVPTTTPVPSTTSILPTTSTSTSTVTTPSETTLITTALTTPTVTTTQTTLGTSTTLTSTTVPTTTPVPSTTSILPTTSTSTSTVTTPSETTLITTALTTPTVTTTQTTLGTSTTLTSTTVPTTTPVPSTTSILPTTSTSTSTVTTPSETTLITTAFTTPTVTTTQTTFTTSTTLTSTTVPTYTSTSHTNCGSCKWSDWIDNNYPSDGPSGGEYEIIKPICSLPLDIAMEIECRAKEYKNTSLADLGQKVECSLLVGLNCKNEDQRPPICFNYEIRVKCCNPCETTTPTIPTTQTTLGTSTILTSTTVPTTTTVPSTTSILPTTSTSISTVTTPSETTLITTALTTPTVTTTQTTLGTSTILTSTTVPTTTPVPSTTFILPTTSTISTATTPSSTTLITTAVSTYSSTTPTPCSLCKWSDWIDKSYPSEGASGDYENITQIKDSGVICMQPVAIECRAKEQKDVSLVDLGQKVECSLLVGLNCKNEDQFPPICYNYEIRVKCCDHDDQYCETTTTAVTTPTVTTTQTTLGTSTTLTSTTVPTTTPVPSTTFILPTTITSTSTATTPSNTTLITTAVTTPTVTTTQTTLGTSTTLTSTTVPTTTPVPSTTSILPTTSTSTSTVKTPSETTLITTALTTPTVTTTQTTLGTSTTLTSTTVPTTTPVPSTTSILPTTSTSTSTVTTPSETTLITTALTTPTVTTTQTTLGTSTTLTSTTVPTTTPVPSTTSILPTTSTSTSTVTTPSETTLITTAFTTPTVTTTQTTFTTSTTLTSTTVPTYTSTSHTNCGSCKWSDWIDNNYPSDGPSGGEYEIIKPICSLPLDIAMEIECRAKEYKNTSLADLGQKVECSLLVGLNCKNEDQRPPICFNYEIRVKCCNPCETTTPTIPTTQTTLGTSTILTSTTVPTTTTVPSTTSILPTTSTSTSTATTHSETTLFTTALTTQTVTTTQTTLGTSTTLTSTTVPTTTTVPSTTFILPTTITSTSTVTTPRETTLITTALTTPTVTTTQTTLGTSTTLTSTTVPTTTTVPSTTSILPTTSTSTSTATTHSETTLITTALTTPTVTTTQTTPGTSTTLTSTTVPTTTTVPSTTFILPTTSTSTSTVTTPSETTLITSAVTTPTVTTIRPSIKATTGFIIYTAPPPTGPPTGSSCTCKYLNQSFPSGSYMYNQTDGAGWCFTSFCNQSCIVEKQARPCHTTTPPTFTTKPVITHCQNVNPPREDGESWQTDKCTIQTCHSGNITTVPVKCAPVTKLVCENKFPAIKVYDDTGCCFHYECQCMCYGWGDPHYVTFDGTYYSFQENCTYVLVKEITPRYHNFTVIIENVSCGPSGTISCPQSLTVYYKSYTIILTQKRSTITTNMLYINGKQIYPTFSNDDLIITSTGIELLLRIPEIKAEVTFKGLIFSVNLPYSLFHHNTEGQCGPCDNNRTNDCSLGNGEVSSSCPRMAHTWKIPEKLCNSTVTPSATPPTCSGYTELCEIILSKIFDECHEVIPREAFYEACKFDVCQKSNVGCSSLEAYALMCARAAVCVDWRNSTKGECEYKCPETKVYKSCGPVVQPTCNAKYNDKYVKPSSAEKCEINGSCDTFMEGCFCTAGHILFNSYSDICVSSCDCTGPEGQPKQRGETWQSNCQDCICDTDTKSVQCKPVECQSPKNISCDKEGEVLVNHTINCCLQTECECDVKYCLTKIPQCAAGFKLNITVEHCCPSYTCEPKDVCVFNNTEYQPDVEVPKERCETCHCGPKLDPHTMLHVIECAPKICNTQCHQGYEYDVQPGQCCGVCKQRSCVVALTDNTTHIIEHGNVWSPPDKKCVEYKCTNDSNQFMIVKSKTECPPFYPELCVPGTETTYQDGCCQTCNIHECKVKRNTTYLEFGNCRSTDPVEVTECAGSCGTFSKYSAEKNRLMHSCSCCQEMSSSKKEVEMICTDGNKLIGSYIYINTCGCHVTECDKNI, from the exons ATGGCTCTTAGATGGATGAAACCATGGCTTGCTCTCTGTTTTGGATTATATGCTGCACAGAAAG GAGTTCTCTCCTCTGACGGTGGACATGTATGCAGCACATGGGGGTACTACCACTTCAAGACCTTTGATGGAGATTTCTTCCAGCTTCCCTCTTCTTGTAACTACGTCCTGACTTCCCTGTGCAAGAGTGATTATGAGGAGTTCTACATCCAGCTACAGCGTGGGGAAGTGAATGATCATCCCATCATTAACAAGGTCACCATAAAGCTGGAAGGGACCTTGGTGGAGCTGTCCAACAACTCAGTCAGTGTAGATgagaaaag AGTCACCATTCCATTTAGTCAGTCTGGATTGTTGATTGTCAAGGCACAATCTTACATCAAGATCACGGCAAAGTTAGGTTTTGTCGTCATGTGGAATGAAGATGATGCCCTCTGG GTTGAAATGAACACCAAATTCAGGAATCAGACTTGTGGACTGTGTGGTGACTTCAATGGGGTTCAAACCAATGAAATGGTCCCAGACAATG ATAACCGCCCAAACCTTGAACTTTATGGTGGAAAGTGGAAAGCAGACAGCTTCGAGGAAACCTGCAAGGAAGGCTCTCCTCCGTCTCAACTGAAATGTGAAAATCAG ACAGGACAATGCGAGCACCTGCTGTCGGATCCTGGCTTCAACAGCTGCAGAGACGTGATAGACACAAAGTCCTTTATCAAGGCCTGTGAGATAGACTTGTGCTACTGTACCAGTAAAAATGTCTCTTGTCAGTGTCTAACCCTGTCTGAGTACTCCCGCCAGTGTGCCCATACAGGGGGGAAACCCCCAAACTGGAAGACCGCACATCTCTGCC CAAAAACATGTCCTCTGAACTTGGAGTACCAGGAATGTGGCAATGCCTGCACTGACTCCTGCAGcaaccaacacagacacaacttGTGTGAAGACCATTGCATTGATGGCTGCTTTTGTCCTGCTG GAACGGTCTATGATGACATTAGTCAGCATGGTTGTGTTCCTGTAAACCGGTGCTCCTGCCTCCACAATGGAAAGTCTTACAGTCCTGGAGAATCATACTCAATAACCTGCCAAAAATT TACCTGCGGTAATGGCAAGTGGAGTGGTGAATATCTGGCCTGTACAGGCACCTGCTCTATAAAGGGAGGTTCTCACATCACCACCTATGATGGCCAAGACTACACTTTCCATGGAGACTGCTCCTATGTTCTGTCAAAG CAAACCAAGGGCCAGGATTTCATCGTCGTTGGTGACATAGTAAAATGTGGAAAGTCTAACATTGAAACTTGCCTGAAGTCAGTGACTTTGGTTACACAAGGGGATATG ATGGTTTTGATTGAAGCAAGTGGAAAAGTCTTTGTCAATAAGCTTTTTTCTCCATTGCCTCTTTTGATAG CTAATTTAACAATCTTCAAGCCCTCTACATTCTACATTGTCGTACAGACAAACTATGGTCTTCGTCTTAAGGTTCAATTAGTACCATTGATGCAGGTCTATATCTCCGCTGATGTTTCCCACAAAGGGAAAATGAAGg GCCTTTGTGGAGATTTTAATGACGTTGAGAGCGATGATTTCAAAATAATAAATGGAATGATTGAGGGGACCGCTGTGACTTTTGCAAACACTTGGAAGACCGAAACAAGCTGCCCTGATGTGACCAATATGTTTCAAAATCCTTGCACCATGAGTTCTGAAAAAG AAAAGTATGCCAAACACTGGTGTTCCATGCTGTCACAAAAAAACGGAATATTCTCTGAATGTCATTCTAAAGTGAATCCAAATCGTTATGAGGAC TACTGCATGTACGACAGCTGTACCTGTGAAAACAGTGAGGACTGCATGTGTGCAGCGGTCTCCTCCTATGTCCATGCGTGTGCTGCGGCTGGTGTCATCCTACAAGGATGGAGAAACACCACCTGTG GTGGTTATGTGTCACACTGCCCCGGAACTATGATATATGACTACAGCATGACAAGCTGTGGTCGCACCTGTCGATCTCTCAGCCAAACCGATGCAGCATGTGAGGTAAACTTTGTGCCTGTGGATGGGTGTGGCTGTGCCGAAGGAACTTATTTGAACGAAGAGGGAACATGTGTGACTGCCTCAGAATGCCCCTGCTACTATAGAGAAACAACACTGTCCCCTGGGCAGAGACTAAATACGTATGAGGCCACTTG CTTTTGCCACAATGGGAAATTAAGCTGTACAGgaacaacaaaacaaatat CATGCAGCAAGCCAATGGTGTTCTTCAACTGCTCAAGTTCTAGAATCAATGAAAAGGGATCAGAATGTCAGGAAagctgccaaacacaaacagaatgC ATCAGTAAAGAATGCATCTCAGGCTGTTTGTGTCCTGAGGGCCTTTTATCTGACGGTAACGGTGGCTGCACTGAGGAGGAACATTGTCCCTGTTCACACAACGGGGTCATTTATCAGCCTGGAAACGTAATCCAAGAAGACTGCAATGTCTG tgtTTGCATGGGAAGAAACTGGCAATGTTCGCAAAATGAGTGTAGCGCGACCTGTGCCATTTATGGGGATGGACATTACATCACTTTCGATGGCAGGAGTTTCTCTTACGATGGCAATTGTGAATATACACTTCTACAG GACATGTGCAGCAACAATGCAAACAGAACCTTTAGCGTGACTACACAGAACATACCTTGCGGAACTACTGGTACAACCTGTTCCGCTGCTATCAAGCTCTTCTTAGGG AACAATGAGTTATTTTTCTCAGAGGAAAATATTCAAGTCCTGAAACATAATGGTGGAGATGTTTCCTATAAGGTCCACACTATTGGTTTATTCTTGGTTGTTGAAATTAGTAACGGCCTGATCCTCATATGGGACAAGAAGACAACGCTGTTCATTAAAATTGCCCCCACATTCAAG GGAAAAGTCTGTGGTCTGTGTGGAAACTATGATGGAAATGCTAAAAATGACTTCACAACCAGAAATCAAGCGGTGGTGGTGGACCCTGTTGAGTTTGGAAACAGCTGGAAAGTGTCTCAAAGTTGCCCTAATGCAGTTACTGTAAAAGACCCTTGTACTTCACAACCACATCGAAAGGCTTGGGCTTTAAAACACTGCAGCATCATTAATAGTGATGTATTTAAACCCTGCCACTCACAG GTGAATCCTACAGAGTACTATAAAGCCTGTGAGAGGGACTCCTGTGCATGTGACACAGGCGGAGACTGTGAATGTTTCTGTGCAGCTGTTGCCGCTTACGCAGCAGCGTGTAACGAGGCTCGGACCTGCATTAGATGGAGAACGCCCAAAATCTGCC CTCTGTTCTGTGATTTTTACAACCCTTCTGATGAGTGTGAATGGCACTATGAGCCGTGTGGATCACCTTGTATGAAGACCTGCAGGAATCCTTCAGGAAAATGCTCTGAACAGATTCCAAAACTGGAAG GTTGCTACCCCAAATGTCCCTTGGCTGAGCCTTATCTTGATGAAACTACAATGaagtgtgtgacagagaaagattgtGGTTGCTATGATGAAGACGGCAACCATTACAATGAGGGACAGCCTATGCCCGTAGAAAGAAACTGTCAGACATG TAAATGCTCATCAACTGAGGCCACGTGCACCTACAACAGTACAG CTTGTCATTGTCTATATAAAGGAACATCATACAATGACGGAGATACGATCTATCACACATCTGATGGAAGTGAAACTTGTATCACTGCTGTTTGTAAAAACAATGGCACTATTGTACGGTCAATGGAAGATTGTTCCACCTCAGCTTCTACAACAACACCAACTACAACAGTGTTTACATTTTCCACCACTG GAACTCAGCCGACGGTACATACATCAACAGTAACAACTCCAACAGTTACAACTCCAACAGTTACAACTCCAACAGTTACAACTCCAACAGTTACAACTACGACAGTTACAACTCCAACAGTTACAACTCCAACAGTTACAACTCCAACAGTTACAACTACGACAGTTACAACTCCGACAGTTACAACTCCAACAGTTACAACTCCAACAGTTACAACTCCAACAGTTACAACTCCAACAGTTACAACTCTGACAGTTACAACTACGACAGTTACAACTCCGACAGTTACAACTACTCAGAAAACACTTGAGACAACAACCACCTTAACAACTACAAATGTGCCAACAACAACTACACTTCCATCAACTACATCCATTCTACCCTCGACCATTACCAGcacatcaactgcaacaacaccCAGCAACACAACCCTAATTACAACTGCAGTGTCAACATATAGTAGTACCACTCCCACACCATGCAGTTTGTGTAAATGGTCTGATTGGATTGACAAAAGTTATCCTTCGGAAGATGCAAGTGGAGATTATGAAAATATTACGCAGATAAAGGATTCTGGACTAATATGCATGCAACCAGTGGCTATAGAATGTAGAGCAAAAGAACAAAAAGATGTTTCCCTGGTAGACTTAGGTCAGAAGGTTGAGTGCAGTCTTCTGGTTGGACTAAATTGCAAGAATGAGGATCAACTGCCTCCGATTTGTTTCAATTATGAGATTAGAGTCAAATGTTGTGACCACAATGAAAAATATTGTGAAACAACCACATCAACAGTAACAACTCCAACAGTTACAACTACTCAGACTACACTCGGGACATCAACAACCTTAAC ATCTACAACTGTGCCAACAACAACTCCAGTTCCATCAACTACGTTCATTCTGCCCACGACAAGTACCAGTAtatcaactgcaacaacaccCAGCAACACAACCCTAATTACAACAGCAGTGTCAACATATAGTAGTACCACTCGCAAACCATGCAGTTTGTGTAAATGGTCTGGTTGGATTGACAACAGTTATCCTTCAGAAGGTGCAAGTGGAGATTATGAAAATATTACGCAGATAAAGGATTCTGGAGTAATATGCATGCAACCAGTGGCGATAGAATGTAGAGCAAAAGAACAAAAAGATGTTTCCCTGGTAGACTTAGGTCAGAAGGTTGAGTGCAGTCTTCTGGTTGGACTAAATTGCAAGAATGAGGATCAATTTCCTCCGATTTGTTACAATTATGAGATAAGAGTCAAATGTTGTGACCATGATGACCAATATTGtgaaacaaccacaacagcagttACAACTCCGACAGTTACAACTACTCAGACAACACTCGGGACATCAACAACCTTAACATCTACAACTGTGCCAACAACAACTCCAGTTCCATCAACTACATTCATTCTGCCCACAACCATTACCAGcacatcaactgcaacaacaccCAGCAATACAACCTTAATTACAACTGCAGTTACAACTCCGACAGTTACAATTACTCAGACAACACTCGGGACATCAACAACCTTAACATCTACAACTGTGCCAACAACAACTCCAGTTCCATCAACTACATCCATTCTTCCCACGACCAGCACCAGCACATCAACTGTAACAACCCCCAGCGAGACAACCCTAATTACAACTGCACTTACAACTCCGACAGTTACAACTACTCAGACTACACTCGGGACATCAACAACCTTAACATCTACAACTGTGCCAACAACAACTCCAGTTCCATCAACTACATCCATTCTTCCCACGACCAGCACCAGCACATCAACTGTAACAACACCCAGCGAGACAACCCTAATTACAACTGCACTTACAACTCCGACAGTTACAACTACTCAGACTACACTCGGGACATCAACAACCTTAACATCTACAACTGTGCCAACAACAACTCCAGTTCCATCAACTACATCCATTCTTCCCACGACCAGCACCAGCACATCAACTGTAACAACACCCAGCGAGACAACCCTAATTACAACTGCATTTACAACTCCGACAGTTACAACTACTCAGACTACattcacaacatcaacaaccttAACATCTACAACTGTTCCAACATATACTAGTACCAGTCACACTAACTGCGGTTCGTGTAAATGGTCTGATTGGATTGACAATAATTATCCTTCGGATGGACCAAGTGGAGGAGAATATGAAATTATTAAGCCGATATGCAGCCTACCACTGGATATAGCAATGGAAATAGAATGTAGAGCAAAAGAATATAAAAATACATCCCTGGCAGACTTAGGTCAGAAGGTTGAGTGCAGTCTTCTGGTTGGACTCAATTGCAAGAATGAGGATCAACGGCCTCCGATTTGTTTCAATTATGAGATAAGAGTAAAATGTTGTAACCCCTGTGAAACAACCACACCAACAATACCAACTACTCAGACAACACTCGGGACATCAACAATCTTAACATCTACAACTGTGCCAACAACAACTACAGTTCCATCAACTACATCCATTCTGCCCACGACCAGCACCAGCATATCAACTGTAACAACACCCAGCGAGACAACCCTAATTACAACTGCACTTACAACTCCGACAGTTACAACTACTCAGACTACACTCGGGACATCAACAATCTTAACATCTACAACTGTGCCAACAACAACTCCAGTTCCATCAACTACATTCATTCTGCCCACAACAAGTACCAtatcaactgcaacaacaccCAGCAGCACAACCCTAATTACAACTGCAGTGTCAACATATAGTAGTACCACTCCCACACCATGCAGTTTGTGTAAATGGTCTGATTGGATTGACAAAAGTTATCCTTCGGAAGGTGCAAGTGGAGATTATGAAAATATTACGCAGATAAAGGATTCTGGAGTAATATGCATGCAACCGGTGGCTATAGAATGTAGAGCAAAAGAACAAAAAGATGTTTCCCTGGTAGACTTAGGTCAGAAGGTTGAGTGCAGTCTTCTGGTTGGACTAAATTGCAAGAATGAGGATCAATTTCCTCCGATTTGTTACAATTATGAGATAAGAGTCAAATGTTGTGACCATGATGACCAATATTGTGAAACAACCACAACTGCAGTTACAACTCCGACAGTGACAACTACTCAGACAACACTCGGGACATCAACAACTTTAACATCTACAACTGTGCCAACAACAACTCCAGTTCCATCAACTACATTCATTCTGCCCACAACCATTACCAGcacatcaactgcaacaacaccCAGCAATACAACCTTAATTACAACTGCAGTTACAACTCCGACAGTTACAACTACTCAGACAACACTCGGGACATCAACAACCTTAACATCTACAACTGTGCCAACAACAACTCCAGTTCCATCAACTACATCCATTCTTCCCACGACCAGCACCAGCACATCAACTGTAAAAACACCCAGCGAGACAACCCTAATTACAACTGCACTTACAACTCCGACAGTTACAACTACTCAGACTACACTCGGGACATCAACAACCTTAACATCTACAACTGTGCCAACAACAACTCCAGTTCCATCAACTACATCCATTCTTCCCACGACCAGCACCAGCACATCAACTGTAACAACACCCAGCGAGACAACCCTAATTACAACTGCACTTACAACTCCGACAGTTACAACTACTCAGACTACACTCGGGACATCAACAACCTTAACATCTACAACTGTGCCAACAACAACTCCAGTTCCATCAACTACATCCATTCTTCCCACGACCAGCACCAGCACATCAACTGTAACAACACCCAGCGAGACAACCCTAATTACAACTGCATTTACAACTCCGACAGTTACAACTACTCAGACTACattcacaacatcaacaaccttAACATCTACAACTGTTCCAACATATACTAGTACCAGTCACACTAACTGCGGTTCGTGTAAATGGTCTGATTGGATTGACAATAATTATCCTTCGGATGGACCAAGTGGAGGAGAATATGAAATTATTAAGCCGATATGCAGCCTACCACTGGATATAGCAATGGAAATAGAATGTAGAGCAAAAGAATATAAAAATACATCCCTGGCAGACTTAGGTCAGAAGGTTGAGTGCAGTCTTCTGGTTGGACTCAATTGCAAGAATGAGGATCAACGGCCTCCGATTTGTTTCAATTATGAGATAAGAGTAAAATGTTGTAACCCCTGTGAAACAACCACACCAACAATACCAACTACTCAGACAACACTCGGGACATCAACAATCTTAACATCTACAACTGTGCCAACAACAACTACAGTTCCATCAACTACATCCATTCTGCCCACGACCAGCACCAGCACATCAACCGCAACAACACACAGCGAGACAACCCTATTTACAACTGCACTTACAACTCAGACAGTTACAACTACTCAGACTACACTCGGGACATCAACAACCTTAACATCTACAACTGTGCCAACAACAACTACAGTTCCATCAACTACATTCATTCTGCCCACGACCATTACCAGCACATCAACTGTAACAACACCCAGAGAGACAACCCTAATTACAACTGCACTCACAACTCCGACAGTTACAACTACTCAGACAACACTCGGGACATCAACAACCTTAACATCTACAACTGTGCCAACAACAACTACAGTTCCATCAACTACATCCATTCTGCCCACGACCAGCACCAGcacatcaactgcaacaacacaCAGTGAGACAACCCTAATTACAACTGCACTTACAACTCCGACAGTTACAACTACTCAGACAACACCCGGGACATCAACAACCTTAACATCTACAACTGTGCCAACAACAACTACAGTTCCATCAACTACATTCATTCTGCCCACGACCAGCACCAGCACATCAACTGTAACAACACCCAGCGAGACAACCCTAATTACATCTGCAGTCACAACTCCGACAGTTACAACAATTCGGCCCAGCATTAAAGCAACTACAGGCTTCATCATATATACTGCACCGCCTCCCACAGGTCCACCAACAGGATCTTCATGTACATGCAAATATCTCAACCAAAGTTTTCCTTCTG GTTCCTACATGTATAATCAGACCGATGGGGCAGGCTGGTGTTTCACATCATTCTGCAATCAAAGTTGCattgtagaaaaacaagcaagacCTTGTCATACTACTACACCACCAACGTTTACCACCAAGCCTGTGATAACACATTGTCAAAATGTCAATCCACCAAGAGAG GATGGTGAGTCTTGGCAGACTGATAAATGCACCATTCAAACTTGCCACAGTGGCAACATCACCACAGTACCAGTGAAATGTGCACCAGTGACAAAACTTGTGTGTGAAAATAAGTTTCCAGCTATTAAAGTCTATGATGACACTGGTTGCTGTTTTCATTATGAATGTCAAT GTATGTGCTATGGATGGGGAGATCCACATTACGTGACTTTTGATGGAACATATTATAGTTTTCAGGAAAACTGCACCTATGTTTTGGTTAAAGAGATAACTCCTAGATATCACAACTTCACTGTAATAATTGAAAATGTGAGTTGTGGTCCTTCTGGAACCATATCTTGCCCACAGTCTTTGACTGTATATTACAAGTCCTATACAATTATTCTGACACAGAAGAGGTCTACCATTACAACAAATATG CTGTACATAAATGGCAAGCAGATCTACCCAACCTTTTCTAATGATGACCTCATCATTACCAGTACTGGAATTGAGTTGCTTTTGAGAATCCCGGAAATTAAGGCAGAGGTGACTTTCAAAGGACTTATTTTCAGCGTCAACTTGCCATATTCCCTTTTCCATCACAACACAGAAGGCCAGTGTG GTCCTTGTGACAATAACAGAACAAACGACTGTAGCTTAGGAAACGGGGAGGTGTCTTCATCATGTCCTCGGATGGCACACACGTGGAAAATTCCAGAGAAGCTTTGCAACTCAACTGTTACTCCAAGTGCAACTCCTCCAACATGCAGTGGATACACTGAACTCTGTGAAATCATACTGAGCAA GATATTTGATGAATGTCATGAAGTAATCCCAAGAGAGGCATTTTATGAGGCCTGCAAATTTGATGTCTGCCAAAAATCCAATGTTGGCTGCTCCAGTTTGGAGGCGTATGCCTTGATGTGTGCCAGGGCTGCAGTCTGTGTTGACTGGCGTAATTCAACAAAAGGAGAATGTG AATACAAATGCCCTGAAACCAAAGTCTATAAATCATGTGGCCCAGTTGTACAACCAACTTGCAATGCAAA ATATAATGACAAGTATGTGAAGCCAAGTTCGGCTGAGAAATGTGAAATAAATGGATCATGTGACACATTTATGGAGGGATGCTTCTGCACAGCTGGGCACATTTTGTTCAATTCTTACTCTGACATCTGTGTCAGCTCTTGTG ACTGCACTGGGCCTGAAGGCCAACCGAAACAG CGTGGAGAAACTTGGCAGAGTAACTGCCAAGACTGTATttgtgacacagacacaaagagtgTTCAGTGTAAGCCTGTGGAATGTCAGTCCCCAAAAAACATAAGCTGTGACAAAGAGGGTGAGGTGTTGGTAAATCATACCATAAACTGCTGTCTCCAAACCGAATGTG AGTGTGATGTGAAATACTGCTTAACAAAAATACCACAGTGCGCTGCAGGGTTTAAGCTAAACATTACAGTGGAACACTGCTGCCCATCCTATACTTGTG AGCCAAAAGATGTCTGTGTCTTTAATAATACCGAGTATCAG CCAGATGTTGAAGTTCCTAAAGAAAGATGTGAAACGTGCCACTGTGGCCCTAAACTGGATCCTCACACAATGTTACATGTCATTGAGTGTGCACCGAAGATCTGTAACACCCAATGCCACCAG GGTTATGAGTATGATGTTCAGCCCGGTCAATGTTGTGGAGTGTGCAAACAGAGGAGTTGCGTGGTAGCCCTTACAGATAACACAACTCACATCATTGAG CATGGAAATGTTTGGTCACCTCCTGATAAAAAGTGTGTTGAGTATAAATGCACAAATGACAGCAACCAGTTCATGATCGTGAAATCAAAAACAGAATGCCCACCCTTCTATCCTGAACTCTGTGTCCCA GGAACAGAAACTACTTATCAAGATGGCTGTTGCCAAACAT GTAACATACATGAATGCAAAGTCAAAAGAAACACCACGTACCTGGAATTTGGAAACTGCCGATCAACAGACCCTGTGGAAGTCACAGAATGTGCAGGATCCTGCGGAACATTCTCCAA GTACTCAGCAGAGAAAAACAGATTGATGCATTCATGCTCCTGCTGCCAAGAAATGTCCAGTAgcaagaaggaggtggagatgaTCTGCACAGATGGAAATAAATTAATAGGCTCTTACATTTATATCAACACTTGTGGATGCCATGTCACAGAATGTGACAAAAACATTTAA